The nucleotide window GATTGCCCTGATTTTAAAGCATTTCATGTGGTTGTCAAAAGTGTTGGCGGGTGCGTGGTGATCGAGGCGCCGGACGGCCGGGTGCTGCTGTACGACACCGGCACCACCGCCGGCCCGGACGCGGTGCGCCGGGTGGTGGCGCCGTACCTGTGGAGCCGCGGGGTGACGCGGATCGACGAAGTGTTCTTGTCGCACGCCGACCTGGACCACTTCAACGGGGTGCCGGAACTGCTCCGGCGGTTCCACGTGGCTCAGGTGACGATGACGCCGACGTTCCCGGACAAGAATAGCCCCGGCGTGGAAGCCGTGCTAGCCGCGCTGGACCGGCACAACGTCCCGCGCGGGTTCGCGGCCGCGGGGCAGCGGTTCGTCGCGGGAGATGTCGCGCTGGAGGTGTTGCACCCGCCGCCCGTCGGCCTGGAGGGGAACGAGAACGTGCGAAGTCTGGTGCTGCTCGTGCGTCACGGCGCGCACACGGTGCTGCTGACGGGCGATCTGGAAGGGGAGGGGCAGGCGCGGGTGACGGCGCGGGCGATTGCGCCGGTGGACGTGATGCTGGCCCCGCACCACGGGGCGAAGAGTGCGAACGCGCCGCGTGGCGTGGCGGGCGCGCCGGAACCGGGTGTGATGGCGGCGTGGGCGCGTCCGAAGTTGGTGGTATCGAGCCAGCGGGCCGGGACCGCGACGGATCACCTGCCCCGGAGCTACCGCGGGGCGACGGTGTGGGACACGCCATCGGCCGGGGGAGTGACGGTGCGGAGCCACCGCACCGGGATGGTCGCGGACGCGTTCCGCACCGGCGCGCGCCAGGTGGTCGGGCGCGGGGAGTAGCGACGCAACGTCGTTCAGAACGCGCGGCGGAATTATTCCCGCTCCTAGGGGCGCCCAAGCGCGATGGAGGAACCGAGGAGATTTTGACAGGATCGACAGGATAAACAGGATTTTGAATCAATCTGTCTTCATCCGGTAAATCCTGTTAATCCTGTCAAAATCTGTCTCCGTGAGCACGTGGACTGCACGAGCCGAAACGGCGCCACGGCTATCCGCCCATTCCGCCCCCCGTTCTTATTCTGTTTGCTTCGCCCGGGTCCGGAGAAGCACCGATACACCGAACACCGACACGCTGGAGCGTTACGCACAATGAAGCATCAGAGGCCGTGCCGCTCTAATCCGCTACAAGCCGCGTACGCCGGTTACACCCGCGACGATGTGAGCGACCGAAACAGCCGGGAAGGGGAGTTCATGTGTTCCGTTTGGGGGCGGTGCTGTAACCCCCGTTACAGCCGGACACCGATGCAATCGCTGGTGCGTCGACTGGACATCCGCTGCCGTCCGACTACCCGTTCGCTGCCACTTCGCAGGGTAGTTGCTACCAACGAATTGCCCGTCTCAAGCCTTGGAAACGGCTCTCGGAAGTAACAGCGATCGGGTTGCGGTGCCGCCCGGTGTTGCTCTGTAAAGTGTTGTAATTTAATTGCTTACGAGCTTTTCTTGCTCGAACTCGCTTCTCGGGCTACGAGTTTGAAAACGGGAAACTGGCCTCGTGACATCTGCCGTACAGGTGGCGCGGCAAGTCCGATCGGGTAGTCGTGGCACCGATCGCTGTCGGTGCCACGACTACCCGATCAACCAGTAGCTGCTGGAGAAGCAATGGAACACACGTCGGTCGAGTTAGTCCTTCGTGTCGTCGTCGCTGAGGAAGTCGAGTACGTCGGCTTCGTTCCACTCCTCGCCGTCCGGTTTGCCCTTTTGCTTCTCTTCGGGAGCCGGTTCGGAGTCGTTGACACCCGGCAGCGCCAGGTCGATTTCTTCGACCGGTTCGCTCAGATCGCCGAAGAGGTGCGCCTCGCCGAGCCGTTCCCACAGCAGCCGCGCGAACGGTTTCACCTCAATGTGCTCCTCCACCGCCCACCGGTCGCGGTCCTGCGGCCGGATGAACTGTGCCGTCCGCAACTTGCGCAGCGTGGTGTGCGCGTCCGAGTCGCGTGCGAAGTCGGGGAACATTTCTCCCACCGTCGGGACGCCGGCGTGGTCCATGATGGCGCGCAGGGTGTCCCGCTCGTCGGGGCGTATGAATGGCGCCGCGGCTCGCATCTCACGCACCAGTCCCGTGAGTGCCGCCGCGAGTTCGTCCGCCGTGCAACTCACCGTTACCGGCCCGAGGTCGAGTTCCAGTTCGTGTTCCGCGTGGGTCAGGTGCATTCGATTCTCCCGTGGCCCGGCCGGTCCGCGCGGCAGAGAGCCGCAGAGCGGAGCAACCTTGTGAATGTGGCGACAGGGGCGAAACTGGGCGAAGGCGAAGCCCGAGCGATGTGGCGATGAGCGAACCGAAGTCAGTATAACCCCACACGCGCTTTCATGCAACTCTCATCTCGGGAAACGAAACCCGCTCGTTGGCGTGCCGAAAACGTGAACATATAATCACGTCGCGCCGCGTTCTGGACGGTCCGGGACCGCGGCGCGCACCCGAAACGAGGCTCCGGATGAAGACGTTCGCACTGGTGATTGGGTTGGTCGCATGTTCGGCCCTGACCGCGCCGGCGGCCGACGAGAAACTGGACCTGGCCGGCACCTACACGCTGGTGGCGGGCAAGAAGAACGGCGCCGACGTGGACGAGACCGCCAAGAAGGCCCAGTACACCGTCACCGCCGACAAGTTCACCATCAAGGGCGGCGAGGTCAAATTCGTGATGGGGTACAAACTCGACGCCAAGGCGAACCCGGCGCAGATCGACATGGAGATCCTCGAAGGCCCCGAAGGCACCAAGGGCACGAAGGCCGTGGGCATCGTCGAACTGAAGGGCGACACGCTCAAGGTCGCGTACTCGCTCGACAAGGAGAAGCGCCCGAAGGAGTTCGACGGTAAGGCCGGCTACTACTTCGAGCTGAAGAAGGAAAAGGCGAAGTAACGCCGCGTTCGTACACTCACTGCCATCTGCCGGCAGATAGTGCTGTCGGCAGTTCTGCTCACCGCGCCCTTTCCCTTCCGGGACTGTTGTGATGCGTTCTCTACTGGTCGCTGTCGCGCTACTCGCGCTCGCCGTCTGTTCCACCCCCGCGGACGAGAAGCTGAAGGGCATCGCGTGCCGCTCGGTTCACCTCGGCTACCCGGCGCCGGAGGGCGTGGCGTTTTACAACGAGCTGACGGTGGAGAAGTCCGCCGAAGGCACGTACTTCATGGCCGCGGGATGGGGCAAAGGGTACTTCGGCATTCAGGAACTCGCGAACGGCAAGAAGCTTGTGCTGTTCTCCGTGTGGGACCCGACCACTGGCGACGACCCCAAGAAGGTGGACGAGTCGAAGCGGGTGAAGATGCTCCACAAGGACGCCGCCGTCCGCGTCGGGCGGTTCGGGGGCGAAGGTACCGGCGGGCAGTCGTTTTTCGATTACGACTGGAAGATCGGCGAGACCTATCGCTTCCTCGTGACCGCCAAGCCCGACGGCGACGCGCGCACCGCGTACAGCGGCTACTTCTTCGTTCCGGAAAAAACGGCCGGGGGCTCGGGTGGTTCCCCCGCGAAGGGGCAGTGGAAACACCTCGTGACGTTCTCGACCCTCACGAAAGGCGACTTGCTCAAGGGGTGCTACTCGTTCGTGGAAGACTTCCGCCGGAACAAGGTTTCCACGACGAAGGAGCGCCGCGCGAGTTTCGGGAACGGCTGGATCAAACCGGCGAAGGGCGAATGGGTGCCGTTGGACAAGGCCCGCTTCACCGCGGACGCCAATCCGGTCACCAACATTGATGCCGGCGCCGCGGACGGGCGCTACTTCCTCACCACCGGCGGCGACATCGAGAACAAGACCACGAAGTTGCGGGATTCCATCACGCGGGACAAGGAAAAGTCGGGCGCCAAACCGCCCGCGGACCTGCCGAAGTTCGAATGAGACCTGCCCCGTGCGGATCAGCAGCGGTGAGCCGGAAGTGTTCCCCCGGCTCGCCTCGTTGGTCCGGGCATGCGACTACTATTGCGGGGCGGTGTGTTTGCGCAACTGCCCCCGGAGCCGGCGGATTTCGAACACGGCGGTGCAAAGCAGTACGGCCAGAACGGCGATCGCGGTGCCGAGCCAGACGGTTGGTGATCCGCTCTCGTCTCGTGCGGGTGGGGGCTTGGAAACCCCAGGTTTTACGAGCGACGGCTCCGGCACAGGAACGGGATTGGGGATGGGCTGAGCGGAGCCGGTTCGGAACCCGTCCGCGTCGACTCGGTACCGGACGTTGCAGTCGTGGTCGTCGCACCATTGCCCTTCGAGCCCGGGGATGCGGAACGCTTCTTGCGGTATGGGCTCGTTGACGCGGATCTCGGACAGTACCGTGACCCGGTGCTCCTTGAGTTCTCCGTTTTCGAACGACCGGTGTTCGACTCGCGCCGGGTAGAACTGGCCCGGCTTGGGTTCGGCAAACGCCGTCACCTCGTGCTCGTGATGGTGGTGGGACTGATCGTGGGGGTACTCGGTGTGCTTCCGAATCAGGTAGTTGTGGTTCGGGCTGAACCAGAACTCGTTGACACTACTGTCGTGCTTCAGCACCACGTGGATTTCCGCAGCCTCGCCTGGCTGCGTCGGGAGGCGTCTGATCGAAATGATTTCGTGGGGCTGTCCCAGTAACGCGTGAAAAGGGAGCGACCCTCCGTCGCGAGACGTGTAATCGAACAGGGGGCCGATGGGGTCCGACATACATCGCCAATGAGCGGAGACGGTTGGCTTTTGATAATCGCTCGGCTCGGCCGGCATTGACACGTTCAATAAGTACCCGAAGCGAGAGAGCTGGTCAAACATCGCCATGTCCGACATGAGGGTGCGCTGCCTCCAGGCGTCGGGCGTGCGCCAGAACTGCGTCGGGCCGGTGGCGAAACTGACATGACCCATGCCCACGGGCGGCATTCGATCGTCTTCGTACTTGTAGCGAAGGGCCTCCCATTTCAACGTGTAATACCGTTCCGTGTAGCTTACGGTGCGGATCGCGTCGCGGGCCGCGCGGTGGCGGTCGCGGACTTCGTCCAGGAGGGCACGCTCGTTCGGTTCGGATGCGGCCAGTGGGGAAACAGGGGTAAGAACACAGACCGAAATGAGGAGCCAGTTCCGGCACACGGGCATGGCGGGACTCGCGCGTGGGGCGGCGCCAACGGGGCGCCGGGGGCCGATGCACAACGCGGACCCCGGCGCCCCGTTGGCGCCGCCGTGAAAATGTTCGAGCGTTCGGGCATTCGGGCGTGGCGTTACTCTTCCAGGAACTTCTTGAACTCGATCTGGTAGCAGGTGGTGTTGCTGTTGCCGCAGAACAGGGACTTGCCGTCCGGGCCGAACGCGAGCGACTGGACCGGCCCGTCGAACCCGCGGGCCACGAGCAGCCGGCCGCTGAGCACGTCCCAGCACCGCACGATGCCGTCGTCCCCGCCGCTGAGCAGGTAGCTGCCGGTCGGGTCGAAGCACACGGCGCTGATGGTGCCCTGGTGCCCGCCGAACACGAACACCGTCGCCTGGGTCTCGGCGTCCCACACGTAGACGGCGTCTTCGAGCCCGGCGCCGGCGAGGTACTTGCCTTGCGGGTCGAACGCCAGCGCCGTCACCCCGACATCGATCGTGTACAGCTTTTCCTTCGTGGTCACGTCCCACACGCACACCGCGCCGTCGCGCTCGCCGGTGCGCATGTAGTCGGCGCCCCCGCACGCGACCCGCTTCCCGTCCGGGTGGAACGCGATCGTCTCCAGGGTGCAGGCGTCCGCGGCCTCCACGATGATCATGTCGGGCTGGCCGGTCTCGCACGCCCACAGCCACACCAGGCCGTCGGCCGGGCTGGTGTGAGCGAGCGTCTTCGAGTCGGGGCTGAAGGTCACGAACCCGACCGGCGGCTTGGTCGCTTCGAGCGAGTGCGCGAGGCTCCCGTCGGCCGCGTTCCAGAGCTGCGAGAAGTAGTCGGTGCCGCCGATCCCGAGCCACTTCCCGTCCGGCGAGGCGGCCACGGAGAACGCCGGACACAGGTTGGTGGGGGCCACCTCGTCGCCGCTCTCCACGTCCCACACGCGCACGTTCTGCGCGCCGGAACTGGCGAGCCGGAGCGGGGCGCCGGGGAGCACCGCGATCGAGTGCCGGCCGCGCGGGTTCGGGCCGGCGATCAGCTTCCCGGCGCGCACGTCCCACACGTGAACCACGCGGTCCGCGCCGGCGCTGGCGAGCTTCGTCCCGTCCGGGCTGAAGCACAGGCACCGGACCTCTTCGTTGTGGCCCCGCAGCACCGGGCCGCGGGCGGCGCCCTCGGCGTCCACCCACAGGTGGATGTCGAAGTCCGAGTCGGCGCAGGCGAGGTACCGGCCGTCCGGGCTGAACGCGGCCGTCACCACCTGGTCGGCGTGGCTGTTGAGCAGCATGAGCGGGTCCGGGTGCGGCGGCCGCCACACCCGCGCGGACGTGTCCCAGCCGGCGGAGACCAGCAGGGCCGAGTCCGGCGACCACACCAGCGCCGGGATGCGGTCCGTGTGGCTCTTGAGTTCGGCGACCGGGCGGCGCGTGGCCGCGTCCCACACCCGGACGGTGAGGTCCTCGCCGGCGGTCGCGACGAACTTCCCGTTCGGCGAGAACGCGAGCGCGGAAATCGCTTTGCGCGGGTGCGCCTGCACCTCGCCCACGAGTGCGAAGCTCGTGGCGTCCCAGAACCGGAGCTTCCCGTCGTCGTGGCCGCTGGCCACGACCGCCCCGTCGGCGCTGAACGCCAGCGCGGTGAGCCACGCCGAACCGGCCGGCTGCTCGATCCGGCTCAGGAGCTGTCCGGTGCCGGTGTCCCAGATGAGCAGGTCGTCGTTACCGCTGGCGAGCCGCTTCCCCCCGGGGCCGAAGCACCACAGCGTCTCGAGGTCGCTCAGGAAGTGCCGGGCCAACAGCCGCCCGTCGGGGGCCCAGTGCCGCAGCACGCCCGACTCGTCGATCGAAAACAGACGCCCCTCGGCGTCGAAGGTGAGCCCCGCGATGTCGCCGTCGGTGTGGAACCTCGGCTCGCCGAACACCCGGGTTACAAGTGGCAACGGGTAGATGGGTGTTGCGTCTTCGCGTGGAGTGGTCACGGGTGTGGACATGAAAGCCCTTCGTCGTGCGGTCTCGGTGTTCGCGCGGTGGGCGCGCGGAACGGGCGTTTCAACTCTAGAACAGTGTTTCCGTTGAGGCGAGAAAAACAGGGGCGCCGGGCAGAAAATTCGGCGTGCCGGGAACAGTTGACCAATTCGGAATTATTGTCGCATTTAAAATATTCTGCGCCAACAACAGAAATCCAGAGGATTTGGGCTGCGCGAGCCGCAAGCCACGTGAGTTTCGCCAAGTATGGCTTTGCTGGACCGGAAAGCAAATCGGCAGCGCGGAAAGCTCATTTACGGTGCGGGCCGGGTTTCATTCCGACGACGGTTATTGCAAATGTGCCGCTTTTACGGCACTCACGCGGTTCCGGTACCAGCCGTATTACGGCAAACGGGTGTGATCTGGACGTTGCACCGCGGTCGCCCGTTTGAAACCGATTACCACGTCCAGTCGACGCGGTACACGTGGTTCGCTTCCGGGTTCGGGATCTCCCAGTAAATCCAGCTCCCGTCGTCGGCCGCGAACGTGAGCAGCGGTCCGGTGTACGGGCGCGGCTCCTCGCGCGTTTTGGGGTCGTCTGCTCGAGTCGGTGCGTACCGGAACTGGTGGGTCTTGAACGGCCGGTCCTCGGGGAACAGGATCAACATGGAGGTCTTGACCGAGCCCTCGTAGCCGACCGCTCCGAACCACTGCTCGTCGGGCGCTTGGAGCGAGTTCCAGTAGGTGCTCGAATAGCGGAGCGTGAACTCGTGCCCCACCGGGATGTCGGACACGTCGAACACCAGTTGCCGCACTTTCATTGCCTGTTGCCCCACGAACCCGGGGCGCTCCGCACTGAACGCGCGGGCCTTGTCGGCGTTCGGCCGGCCGGCTCGGTTGACGACGTCCCGTCCGGTGGTGCGGGTCTCGACGCGCAACTCGTTCACGGGGGCGATCTTCTTCACCTCGCGCCGGGTGAAGTACACGATCGAGGATTCCGCGGTCGAGCCCGGAGGGACCGCGCGCCACCCGCGCATGTCCACGATCCGCTCGTCCCGGCGCACCTCGAAGTGCGACGCGTCCGCGTCGGGCAGGTTCGGTAGTACGGTGACGGGGTGCGGCGAGGTCCGGTCCGGGAGCGGTTCCACGAGTCGGAGGGCATCGACCTGCTTGGCGACTTCGTCGCGCACGAGTGCGACGGCCGCGTCGTCCTTCTTGCGGAACAGCCACACCGGCGACGGTGCGAGCCACGCGACGGCGAGCAACCCGAGGAGAACGCCCGCCGCCAGGGCGGGGCGCCAGCGGCGGCGGAACTGCTTGCAGGCCGTGTACCACAGCCCGGTGCGCGGACCAAGGAGCGGCTCCCCGCCCAGGTACCGCCGCAGGTCGGCGGCGAGGTCCGCGGCGCTCGCGTACCGCTCCGCCGGGTCCTTCGCGAGGCACTTGCGGCAGATCAGGTCGAGTTCGCGGGGGACGCCCGGGGCGCGCCGCGCCGCCGGCACCGGTTCGTCGCTAACCACCTGACGGATCACGGACCACGCATCCGAACCGGTGAACGGCACCGAACCGGTGAGGCACTCGTACAGGATGACGCCGAGCGCGTAGACGTCCGCCGCCGGGCCGATGCTCTTCGTCTCGCCCCGCGCCTGCTCCGGCGACATGTACGCGGGGGTGCCCATCACCGACCCGGTTCGGGTGAGTTCGGCGCCGTCGCGCTTCGCGAGCCCGAAGTCCATCACCTTCGGTTCGCCCCACGGTTCGGCGGCGGGACCCGGGGCGTCGAGCAGGACGTTGTGGGGCTTCAGGTCGCGGTGGACGATGCCGCGGTCGTGGGCGGCCTGCACCCCGAGCGCGACCTTCGCGACCAACTCGGCCGCGGCACAGGGGCGCATTTTCCCGGACGCGCGGAGCCGCTGCGCGAGGCTCCCGCCCTCCAGGCACTCCATCGCGAGGTACGGGCGCCCGTCGGCCTCACCGCTGTCGAACACCTGGATCACGTTGGGGTGGCGGATCGCGGCCACCGCTTGCGCTTCCCCGAGGAACCGCGCGACCTCGCGCGCGTCCGCGTGCGCGCCGGCCAGCACCATCTTGAGCGCCACCACCCGGTTCAGTTTCACCTGCCGGGCCTTGTACACGACGCCCATGCCGCCGCGCCCGAGTTCGCCGACGATCTCGTACCCGGGAGGGCCGGACGCCGTGAGCGTGAGCGCGACCCGCTGCGCCTGTTCCGCCGTCTGTGCGAGCGTCTCGCTGTGCGCGAGAGACGCTTCGCTCGGGTGCGTGTCCCCTTCGGTTGTCAAATCGGGGGGCGACGGCGATGCGGTTCGTGTTTCATCATTCATGTGGCGCCCAGAAAGAAGCACGCGCGTAGTTTAGCACCGAACGGGGCGGGGCGCCTGCTGATGCGCCAGAAGCGTGAGCGGCGGCGCGGGGCGGGCGCGACACAAATGATGTCGCGCCCGCCCCGCGCCGCCGCTCAGACTTCCCACACACCGTTCGGTCGTTTAGTCGTGGGTTTCGAGCCGGTGCAGCACTTCGGTAAGCAGTCCCGGGCCGCTCATCCGGTACGCGGCTTCGTGCGGGCACGCTTGAACGCAGAACGGCTCGTTGCCGCCGCACAGGTCGCAGTTGACGGCGCGCCGGGCGGCGATCTTGAGCGGGTCGCCGCTGGGGTGCTGGGTCGCGGCCGGGTTCGGGGTGCCGCGGGCGGTCATGTGGATCGCACCGTAGGGGCAGTTGCGCTCGCACAGCCCGCACCCGATGCAGTGGTTCTCGATCACCACCTCCAGGTGCGCGCCGCGGCGGTGGATCGCGTCCACCGGGCACCCCTCCATGCAGTACGGCTTCTGGCACGAGCGGCACGAGGTGGCGACCAGGAAGTCGCCGAACCGCAGCCCCTCGCGGAGCAGCCGGGCGTTACCGTCGTGCGAGTCGGCGCACGCCTTGGTACACTCGTCGCACCGGGTGCAGCTCTTCAGGTCGAGCACCAGCAGCCGCTGCCCCTGGTAGAGCCCCTGGCGGACGTAGTCGCGGAGGACCGCCGGGGGCGGGTCCTTGGCGACGCCCGGGACCGCGCGGCGCGGCCCCTCTTCCATGTGCTCTTTGAGCTTCGGGAACCGCTCGCACAGCCGGCGGAACACCGGGCCGGGGACCCGCACCACCTCGACCGGGTCCAGCGCCGCGACGGTCGCGGTGCGCACCCCGGGGCGGTCCGACAGCAGCCCGCGCTCGCCGAAGCTGTCGCCGGCGGACAGCAGCCGCAGCACCTGCTCGGCCCCGCCGGCCGTGGTGAACACCCGCACGGTGCCCAGCCGGATGATGTAGAACGCGGCCGCGACGTCCCCTTCGGACACGATCGCCTCGCCCGCCTCGACCCGGGCGAACGTGACCCCCTCGCTCAGCAGGAACGTCGCCGCCTGCTCCCGCTCCATCTTGTCGAGCGCCTCGAACACGCGGCTGTTCTGCACGCCGGTCTGGATCGCGCGCAGGGTGTACATCTCCTGGATGTCCTCGCGGGCCGAGGCCGACCGCTGCATCATGTCGAGCATGTTGCGGGTGATCTCGTACACCACCACCGGGCCGCGCTTCTTCGGGTTCCGCGCGACGGTGGGCCATCCGTTCTCGTCGTACCCCAGGGTGAGTTCGGGGCTGTCGTCCTCGGCGACCGCGACCACGGTCGCGGTGCGCGGGCGCTGGGTGAAACAGGTCATCTCGCCGAGCACCAGCTCGTCCCCGGACGACACCTTCACCAGCGCCCCGTAGTCGCCCGCCGCGCGCTTCTTTTTCTTCTTCGCCCCGCCGAACAGGCTGCCGAGCAGCCCGAGCCGCACCTCGGGCTCCGGCCCGCGGACGTAGATCTCGAACGTGCCGGTCCCTTGCAGGAGGAACGCGGTGCTGCCGTACTCGCCCTCGTCGCACAGCACCTTGCGGTCGCCCGGGCGGATCTCCCACCGGCGCACGGCCCCCTCGTTCCACTTGAGGTACGAGTACGGGATGGAGCGGAACGGGAACACGACCCGCGCCCCGCGGGTGGGGCTCTCGTACAGGAGCCACACGTCCCGCATCTGGTCGGCGGTCAGGAAGTCGGACCCCTCCGGGAACGGGGTGTTCGGGTTCACCGGCACCTGCTCGGGCGAGTCGTCGCCCCACGCCCGGGGCCGCACGCGGCGGCGCAGCGACAGCGCGCCGGTGGGGCAACTGTTCATGCACTCGCCGCACTGCACGCAGGTGCTGTCCCGCATGACGCTGTCGAGGTCGAAGCTGATGCGGGTGCCGTACCCCTTGCCGGTGTGGCCGATCACCTTGAACGGCTTCACCTCGGAGCACGCCCGCACGCACCGGTCGCACACGATGCACCGGTCGTGGTCCACCACCACCGTGCGCGACGAGTAGGGGTAGTCCTTGTCGATCTGCGCGTTCCACTCCTCCCAGGCGTCGCGCAGCTCCGGCGCCTCTTCCGTCAGCTCGTTTTCGCGGAGGGTGGGGAGGAGGGGCAGGTTGACGCGCCGGGACTTGGGGATCGCCTCTTCGGCCGCGTTGCGGCTCGGCAGGGCGGCGGGCTTGCGCAGGCTCGGCCGCGCCTCCAGCACCTCCAGCGACCGGGCCAC belongs to Gemmata obscuriglobus and includes:
- a CDS encoding cyclic nucleotide-binding domain-containing protein; translated protein: MPDIADPDIFLGREEESLFARDDNDVLVRREKETRDRFRDLVTVVIDGFPVEVPRAVPKTDAQGNVVRDADGKEIPRTTTIYDAAAALVAAGAWTEEELKERIPVLCHQRHVAPVAVCRMCSVHISSMKRGKLTPGRKLVPACQHRVETNMVVTTRAGLDGYNPQKRDEATGDEKTAKTIRDAADSVNQSVKLLAEFLVADCLHEPLTETKRYEDELSTVARSLEVLEARPSLRKPAALPSRNAAEEAIPKSRRVNLPLLPTLRENELTEEAPELRDAWEEWNAQIDKDYPYSSRTVVVDHDRCIVCDRCVRACSEVKPFKVIGHTGKGYGTRISFDLDSVMRDSTCVQCGECMNSCPTGALSLRRRVRPRAWGDDSPEQVPVNPNTPFPEGSDFLTADQMRDVWLLYESPTRGARVVFPFRSIPYSYLKWNEGAVRRWEIRPGDRKVLCDEGEYGSTAFLLQGTGTFEIYVRGPEPEVRLGLLGSLFGGAKKKKKRAAGDYGALVKVSSGDELVLGEMTCFTQRPRTATVVAVAEDDSPELTLGYDENGWPTVARNPKKRGPVVVYEITRNMLDMMQRSASAREDIQEMYTLRAIQTGVQNSRVFEALDKMEREQAATFLLSEGVTFARVEAGEAIVSEGDVAAAFYIIRLGTVRVFTTAGGAEQVLRLLSAGDSFGERGLLSDRPGVRTATVAALDPVEVVRVPGPVFRRLCERFPKLKEHMEEGPRRAVPGVAKDPPPAVLRDYVRQGLYQGQRLLVLDLKSCTRCDECTKACADSHDGNARLLREGLRFGDFLVATSCRSCQKPYCMEGCPVDAIHRRGAHLEVVIENHCIGCGLCERNCPYGAIHMTARGTPNPAATQHPSGDPLKIAARRAVNCDLCGGNEPFCVQACPHEAAYRMSGPGLLTEVLHRLETHD
- a CDS encoding TIGR03067 domain-containing protein is translated as MKTFALVIGLVACSALTAPAADEKLDLAGTYTLVAGKKNGADVDETAKKAQYTVTADKFTIKGGEVKFVMGYKLDAKANPAQIDMEILEGPEGTKGTKAVGIVELKGDTLKVAYSLDKEKRPKEFDGKAGYYFELKKEKAK
- a CDS encoding ComEC/Rec2 family competence protein, which codes for MVVKSVGGCVVIEAPDGRVLLYDTGTTAGPDAVRRVVAPYLWSRGVTRIDEVFLSHADLDHFNGVPELLRRFHVAQVTMTPTFPDKNSPGVEAVLAALDRHNVPRGFAAAGQRFVAGDVALEVLHPPPVGLEGNENVRSLVLLVRHGAHTVLLTGDLEGEGQARVTARAIAPVDVMLAPHHGAKSANAPRGVAGAPEPGVMAAWARPKLVVSSQRAGTATDHLPRSYRGATVWDTPSAGGVTVRSHRTGMVADAFRTGARQVVGRGE
- a CDS encoding WD40 repeat domain-containing protein, with protein sequence MSTPVTTPREDATPIYPLPLVTRVFGEPRFHTDGDIAGLTFDAEGRLFSIDESGVLRHWAPDGRLLARHFLSDLETLWCFGPGGKRLASGNDDLLIWDTGTGQLLSRIEQPAGSAWLTALAFSADGAVVASGHDDGKLRFWDATSFALVGEVQAHPRKAISALAFSPNGKFVATAGEDLTVRVWDAATRRPVAELKSHTDRIPALVWSPDSALLVSAGWDTSARVWRPPHPDPLMLLNSHADQVVTAAFSPDGRYLACADSDFDIHLWVDAEGAARGPVLRGHNEEVRCLCFSPDGTKLASAGADRVVHVWDVRAGKLIAGPNPRGRHSIAVLPGAPLRLASSGAQNVRVWDVESGDEVAPTNLCPAFSVAASPDGKWLGIGGTDYFSQLWNAADGSLAHSLEATKPPVGFVTFSPDSKTLAHTSPADGLVWLWACETGQPDMIIVEAADACTLETIAFHPDGKRVACGGADYMRTGERDGAVCVWDVTTKEKLYTIDVGVTALAFDPQGKYLAGAGLEDAVYVWDAETQATVFVFGGHQGTISAVCFDPTGSYLLSGGDDGIVRCWDVLSGRLLVARGFDGPVQSLAFGPDGKSLFCGNSNTTCYQIEFKKFLEE
- a CDS encoding serine/threonine-protein kinase, producing MNDETRTASPSPPDLTTEGDTHPSEASLAHSETLAQTAEQAQRVALTLTASGPPGYEIVGELGRGGMGVVYKARQVKLNRVVALKMVLAGAHADAREVARFLGEAQAVAAIRHPNVIQVFDSGEADGRPYLAMECLEGGSLAQRLRASGKMRPCAAAELVAKVALGVQAAHDRGIVHRDLKPHNVLLDAPGPAAEPWGEPKVMDFGLAKRDGAELTRTGSVMGTPAYMSPEQARGETKSIGPAADVYALGVILYECLTGSVPFTGSDAWSVIRQVVSDEPVPAARRAPGVPRELDLICRKCLAKDPAERYASAADLAADLRRYLGGEPLLGPRTGLWYTACKQFRRRWRPALAAGVLLGLLAVAWLAPSPVWLFRKKDDAAVALVRDEVAKQVDALRLVEPLPDRTSPHPVTVLPNLPDADASHFEVRRDERIVDMRGWRAVPPGSTAESSIVYFTRREVKKIAPVNELRVETRTTGRDVVNRAGRPNADKARAFSAERPGFVGQQAMKVRQLVFDVSDIPVGHEFTLRYSSTYWNSLQAPDEQWFGAVGYEGSVKTSMLILFPEDRPFKTHQFRYAPTRADDPKTREEPRPYTGPLLTFAADDGSWIYWEIPNPEANHVYRVDWTW
- a CDS encoding DUF3472 domain-containing protein, with the protein product MRSLLVAVALLALAVCSTPADEKLKGIACRSVHLGYPAPEGVAFYNELTVEKSAEGTYFMAAGWGKGYFGIQELANGKKLVLFSVWDPTTGDDPKKVDESKRVKMLHKDAAVRVGRFGGEGTGGQSFFDYDWKIGETYRFLVTAKPDGDARTAYSGYFFVPEKTAGGSGGSPAKGQWKHLVTFSTLTKGDLLKGCYSFVEDFRRNKVSTTKERRASFGNGWIKPAKGEWVPLDKARFTADANPVTNIDAGAADGRYFLTTGGDIENKTTKLRDSITRDKEKSGAKPPADLPKFE